The proteins below come from a single Harpia harpyja isolate bHarHar1 chromosome 2, bHarHar1 primary haplotype, whole genome shotgun sequence genomic window:
- the FBXO41 gene encoding F-box only protein 41 isoform X1, translated as MASLDLPYRCPRCGEHKRFRSLSSLRAHLEYNHTYETLYVLSKTNSICDAAVFPLAADGALLTPAARRDYFESTSFQGKDQRFSCDLVPAEELEPAPSSSPSPRYVHEIEIPLTEIFTRGKAVAPAPAPPAAMDAAYEEGLARLKIRAFEKLEVDKRLEKLTEEVEQKIASQVGRLQVELDRKSSELEKAKQESLRLSREKQELEDRASELSRQVDVSVEMLASLKQDLVQKEQELTRKQQEVLQIDQFLKETAAREANAKVRLQHFIEELLDRADRAEKQLQIISSSCGTTPNGSLGRCGTPGAKAAGRPVPPRAQARAPQRLRACTHVASLMARDRHPGPGVAVHGPYGVSNQRSSSSTGASSRAKAVSQSSGCYDSDSAEPCPTDDTADGHPYPARDGARGSGLRRQAIQNWHRRPYRNSTEGEEGDVSDVGSRTTESEAEGWEPEAPGSAASRPTGSCRLTVATDGGCPTARTEGAGGKVGRLERGSPGHSSEVISPEILKMRAALFCIFTYLDTKTLLRAAEVCKDWKFVARHPAVWTRVLLENARVSSKFLAMLSQWCTQMHSLTLQNLKPRQRGKKESKEDYMKSTRGCLEAGLESLLKATGSNLLILRISHCPNVLTDRSLWLASCYCRALQAVTYRSSTDPVGHEVIWALGAGCRDIISLQVAPLHPCQQPTRFSNRCLQMIGRCWPHLRALGIGGAGCGVQGLASLARNCMRLQVLELDHVAEINQEVAAEMCREGLKGLEMLVLTSTPVTPKALLHFNSVCRNLKSIVVQVGIVDYFKEPHSPEAKKMFEEMVNKLQALRKRPGFSKILHIKVEGGC; from the exons ATGGCCTCGCTGGACCTGCCCTACCGGTGTCCGCGGTGCGGGGAGCACAAGCGCTTCCGCAGCCTCTCCTCGCTGCGGGCGCACCTGGAGTACAACCACACTTATGAGACCCTCTACGTCCTCTCCAAGACCAACAGCATCTGCGATGCCGCCGTCTTCCCCCTGGCCGCCGACGGGGCTCTGCTGACGCCGGCCGCCCGGCGGGACTACTTTGAGAGCACCTCCTTCCAAGGCAAGGACCAGCGCTTCTCCTGCGACCTCGTCCCCGCCGAGGAGCTGGAGCCGGCCCCGTCCTCCTCCCCCTCGCCCCGCTATGTCCACGAGATCGAGATCCCGCTGACGGAGATCTTCACCCGGGGAAAAGCCGTGGCGCcggcccccgcgccgccggccgcTATGGACGCTGCCTACGAGGAAGGCTTGGCCCGCCTGAAGATCCGCGCCTTTGAGAAGCTGGAAGTGGACAAGCGGCTGGAGAAGCTGACGGAGGAGGTGGAGCAGAAGATCGCCTCGCAGGTGGGCCGGCTCCAGGTGGAGCTGGACCGTAAGAGCTCGGAGCTGGAGAAGGCCAAGCAGGAGAGCCTGCGGCTCAGCCGGgagaagcaggagctggaggaccGGGCATCCGAACTGTCTCGCCAGGTAGACGTCAGCGTGGAGATGCTGGCCTCCCTCAAGCAGGACCtggtgcagaaggagcaggaacTCACCCGCAAGCAACA GGAGGTGCTGCAGATCGACCAGTTCCTGAAGGAGACGGCCGCCCGCGAGGCCAACGCCAAGGTCCGCCTTCAGCACTTCATCGAGGAGCTGCTGGACCGGGCGGACCGGGCCGAGAAGCAGCTCCAGATCATCAGCAGTAGCTGCGGCACCACTCCAAATGGCAGCCTGGGACGCTGTGGCACGCCGGGGGCCAAGGCCGCCGGCCGACCGGTACCTCCGCGGGCACAGGCACGGGCACCCCAGCGGCTTCGGGCATGCACCCATGTGGCTTCTCTGATGGCT AGAGACCGGCACCCGGGGCCGGGGGTGGCCGTGCATGGTCCTTACGGCGTGTCCAACCAGCGCTCCTCCTCCAGCACCGG GGCCTCAAGCCGTGCGAAAGCCGTGTCGCAGAGCTCGGGCTGCTACGACAGTGACAGCGCAGAGCCGTGTCCCACCGATGACACCGCCGACGGGCATCCCTACCCGGCGCGGGACGGCGCCCGGGGCTCGGGGTTGCGTCGGCAAGCCATCCAAAACTGGCACCGCCGGCCCTACCGCAACAGCACCGAGGGCGAGGAGGGTGACGTCTCCGACGTGGGCTCCCGCACCACCGAGTCGGAGGCCGAAGGCTGGGAGCCGGAGGCACCCGGATCCGCCGCATCCCGACCCACCGGCAGCTGCCGGCTGACGG TGGCAACCGATGGCGGGTGTCCCACAGCCAGGACCGAGGGGGCCGGGGGCAAGGTGGGACGGCTGGAGAGGGGCAGCCCGGGCCACTCCAGCGAGGTGATCAGCCCCGAGATCCTCAAGATGCGGGCGGCTCTTTTCTGCATCTTCACCTACCTGGACACCAAGACCCTGCTGCGGGCGGCCGAGGTGTGCAAGGACTGGAAGTTCGTGGCCCGGCACCCGGCCGTGTGGACGCGGGTGCTGCTGGAGAACGCCAGGGTGTCCTCCAAG ttCCTGGCCATGCTGTCTCAGTGGTGCACCCAGATGCACTCCCTCACCCTCCAAAACCTCAAGCCGCGCCAGCGAGGGAAGAAGGAGAGCAAGGAGGACTACATGAAGAGCACGCG gggctgcctggaAGCCGGGCTGGAGTCCCTGTTGAAGGCGACGGGCAGCAACCTGCTCATCCTCCGCATCTCACACTGCCCCAACGTGCTGACGGACCGCTCGCTTTGGCTGGCCAGCTGCTACTGCCGGGCTCTGCAGGCTGTCACGTACCG GAGCTCTACGGACCCCGTGGGTCATGAAGTCATCTGGGCCCTTGGAGCAGGTTGCAGGGACATCATCTCCCTCCAGGTCGCACCTTTGCATCCGTG ccagcagccgaCGCGTTTCAGCAACCGCTGCCTTCAGATGATCGGACGGTGCTGGCCGCACCTGCGGGCACTGGGCATTGGAGGGGCAGGCTGCGGCGTCCAGGGACTGGCGTCCTTAG CCCGAAACTGCATGCGGCTTCAGGTCCTGGAGCTGGACCACGTGGCAGAGATCAACCAGGAGGTCGCGGCGGAGATGTGTCGAGAGGGGCTGAAGGGGCTGGAGATGCTAGTGCTGACCTCCACGCCAGTCACCCCCAAAGCCCTGCTGCACTTCAACA GTGTGTGTCGGAACCTGAAGTCCATCGTCGTGCAAGTGGGCATTGTGGACTACTTCAAAGAGCCCCACAGCCCTGAAGCCAAGAAGATGTTTGAAGAAATGGTGAACAAACTCCAG GCCCTGAGGAAGAGACCTGGCTTTTCCAAGATTTTACACATCAAAGTGGAAGGAGGCTGTTAG
- the FBXO41 gene encoding F-box only protein 41 isoform X2: MASLDLPYRCPRCGEHKRFRSLSSLRAHLEYNHTYETLYVLSKTNSICDAAVFPLAADGALLTPAARRDYFESTSFQGKDQRFSCDLVPAEELEPAPSSSPSPRYVHEIEIPLTEIFTRGKAVAPAPAPPAAMDAAYEEGLARLKIRAFEKLEVDKRLEKLTEEVEQKIASQVGRLQVELDRKSSELEKAKQESLRLSREKQELEDRASELSRQVDVSVEMLASLKQDLVQKEQELTRKQQEVLQIDQFLKETAAREANAKVRLQHFIEELLDRADRAEKQLQIISSSCGTTPNGSLGRCGTPGAKAAGRPVPPRAQARAPQRLRACTHVASLMARDRHPGPGVAVHGPYGVSNQRSSSSTGASSRAKAVSQSSGCYDSDSAEPCPTDDTADGHPYPARDGARGSGLRRQAIQNWHRRPYRNSTEGEEGDVSDVGSRTTESEAEGWEPEAPGSAASRPTGSCRLTARTEGAGGKVGRLERGSPGHSSEVISPEILKMRAALFCIFTYLDTKTLLRAAEVCKDWKFVARHPAVWTRVLLENARVSSKFLAMLSQWCTQMHSLTLQNLKPRQRGKKESKEDYMKSTRGCLEAGLESLLKATGSNLLILRISHCPNVLTDRSLWLASCYCRALQAVTYRSSTDPVGHEVIWALGAGCRDIISLQVAPLHPCQQPTRFSNRCLQMIGRCWPHLRALGIGGAGCGVQGLASLARNCMRLQVLELDHVAEINQEVAAEMCREGLKGLEMLVLTSTPVTPKALLHFNSVCRNLKSIVVQVGIVDYFKEPHSPEAKKMFEEMVNKLQALRKRPGFSKILHIKVEGGC, from the exons ATGGCCTCGCTGGACCTGCCCTACCGGTGTCCGCGGTGCGGGGAGCACAAGCGCTTCCGCAGCCTCTCCTCGCTGCGGGCGCACCTGGAGTACAACCACACTTATGAGACCCTCTACGTCCTCTCCAAGACCAACAGCATCTGCGATGCCGCCGTCTTCCCCCTGGCCGCCGACGGGGCTCTGCTGACGCCGGCCGCCCGGCGGGACTACTTTGAGAGCACCTCCTTCCAAGGCAAGGACCAGCGCTTCTCCTGCGACCTCGTCCCCGCCGAGGAGCTGGAGCCGGCCCCGTCCTCCTCCCCCTCGCCCCGCTATGTCCACGAGATCGAGATCCCGCTGACGGAGATCTTCACCCGGGGAAAAGCCGTGGCGCcggcccccgcgccgccggccgcTATGGACGCTGCCTACGAGGAAGGCTTGGCCCGCCTGAAGATCCGCGCCTTTGAGAAGCTGGAAGTGGACAAGCGGCTGGAGAAGCTGACGGAGGAGGTGGAGCAGAAGATCGCCTCGCAGGTGGGCCGGCTCCAGGTGGAGCTGGACCGTAAGAGCTCGGAGCTGGAGAAGGCCAAGCAGGAGAGCCTGCGGCTCAGCCGGgagaagcaggagctggaggaccGGGCATCCGAACTGTCTCGCCAGGTAGACGTCAGCGTGGAGATGCTGGCCTCCCTCAAGCAGGACCtggtgcagaaggagcaggaacTCACCCGCAAGCAACA GGAGGTGCTGCAGATCGACCAGTTCCTGAAGGAGACGGCCGCCCGCGAGGCCAACGCCAAGGTCCGCCTTCAGCACTTCATCGAGGAGCTGCTGGACCGGGCGGACCGGGCCGAGAAGCAGCTCCAGATCATCAGCAGTAGCTGCGGCACCACTCCAAATGGCAGCCTGGGACGCTGTGGCACGCCGGGGGCCAAGGCCGCCGGCCGACCGGTACCTCCGCGGGCACAGGCACGGGCACCCCAGCGGCTTCGGGCATGCACCCATGTGGCTTCTCTGATGGCT AGAGACCGGCACCCGGGGCCGGGGGTGGCCGTGCATGGTCCTTACGGCGTGTCCAACCAGCGCTCCTCCTCCAGCACCGG GGCCTCAAGCCGTGCGAAAGCCGTGTCGCAGAGCTCGGGCTGCTACGACAGTGACAGCGCAGAGCCGTGTCCCACCGATGACACCGCCGACGGGCATCCCTACCCGGCGCGGGACGGCGCCCGGGGCTCGGGGTTGCGTCGGCAAGCCATCCAAAACTGGCACCGCCGGCCCTACCGCAACAGCACCGAGGGCGAGGAGGGTGACGTCTCCGACGTGGGCTCCCGCACCACCGAGTCGGAGGCCGAAGGCTGGGAGCCGGAGGCACCCGGATCCGCCGCATCCCGACCCACCGGCAGCTGCCGGCTGACGG CCAGGACCGAGGGGGCCGGGGGCAAGGTGGGACGGCTGGAGAGGGGCAGCCCGGGCCACTCCAGCGAGGTGATCAGCCCCGAGATCCTCAAGATGCGGGCGGCTCTTTTCTGCATCTTCACCTACCTGGACACCAAGACCCTGCTGCGGGCGGCCGAGGTGTGCAAGGACTGGAAGTTCGTGGCCCGGCACCCGGCCGTGTGGACGCGGGTGCTGCTGGAGAACGCCAGGGTGTCCTCCAAG ttCCTGGCCATGCTGTCTCAGTGGTGCACCCAGATGCACTCCCTCACCCTCCAAAACCTCAAGCCGCGCCAGCGAGGGAAGAAGGAGAGCAAGGAGGACTACATGAAGAGCACGCG gggctgcctggaAGCCGGGCTGGAGTCCCTGTTGAAGGCGACGGGCAGCAACCTGCTCATCCTCCGCATCTCACACTGCCCCAACGTGCTGACGGACCGCTCGCTTTGGCTGGCCAGCTGCTACTGCCGGGCTCTGCAGGCTGTCACGTACCG GAGCTCTACGGACCCCGTGGGTCATGAAGTCATCTGGGCCCTTGGAGCAGGTTGCAGGGACATCATCTCCCTCCAGGTCGCACCTTTGCATCCGTG ccagcagccgaCGCGTTTCAGCAACCGCTGCCTTCAGATGATCGGACGGTGCTGGCCGCACCTGCGGGCACTGGGCATTGGAGGGGCAGGCTGCGGCGTCCAGGGACTGGCGTCCTTAG CCCGAAACTGCATGCGGCTTCAGGTCCTGGAGCTGGACCACGTGGCAGAGATCAACCAGGAGGTCGCGGCGGAGATGTGTCGAGAGGGGCTGAAGGGGCTGGAGATGCTAGTGCTGACCTCCACGCCAGTCACCCCCAAAGCCCTGCTGCACTTCAACA GTGTGTGTCGGAACCTGAAGTCCATCGTCGTGCAAGTGGGCATTGTGGACTACTTCAAAGAGCCCCACAGCCCTGAAGCCAAGAAGATGTTTGAAGAAATGGTGAACAAACTCCAG GCCCTGAGGAAGAGACCTGGCTTTTCCAAGATTTTACACATCAAAGTGGAAGGAGGCTGTTAG
- the FBXO41 gene encoding F-box only protein 41 isoform X3, with protein sequence MASLDLPYRCPRCGEHKRFRSLSSLRAHLEYNHTYETLYVLSKTNSICDAAVFPLAADGALLTPAARRDYFESTSFQGKDQRFSCDLVPAEELEPAPSSSPSPRYVHEIEIPLTEIFTRGKAVAPAPAPPAAMDAAYEEGLARLKIRAFEKLEVDKRLEKLTEEVEQKIASQVGRLQVELDRKSSELEKAKQESLRLSREKQELEDRASELSRQVDVSVEMLASLKQDLVQKEQELTRKQQEVLQIDQFLKETAAREANAKVRLQHFIEELLDRADRAEKQLQIISSSCGTTPNGSLGRCGTPGAKAAGRPVPPRAQRDRHPGPGVAVHGPYGVSNQRSSSSTGASSRAKAVSQSSGCYDSDSAEPCPTDDTADGHPYPARDGARGSGLRRQAIQNWHRRPYRNSTEGEEGDVSDVGSRTTESEAEGWEPEAPGSAASRPTGSCRLTVATDGGCPTARTEGAGGKVGRLERGSPGHSSEVISPEILKMRAALFCIFTYLDTKTLLRAAEVCKDWKFVARHPAVWTRVLLENARVSSKFLAMLSQWCTQMHSLTLQNLKPRQRGKKESKEDYMKSTRGCLEAGLESLLKATGSNLLILRISHCPNVLTDRSLWLASCYCRALQAVTYRSSTDPVGHEVIWALGAGCRDIISLQVAPLHPCQQPTRFSNRCLQMIGRCWPHLRALGIGGAGCGVQGLASLARNCMRLQVLELDHVAEINQEVAAEMCREGLKGLEMLVLTSTPVTPKALLHFNSVCRNLKSIVVQVGIVDYFKEPHSPEAKKMFEEMVNKLQALRKRPGFSKILHIKVEGGC encoded by the exons ATGGCCTCGCTGGACCTGCCCTACCGGTGTCCGCGGTGCGGGGAGCACAAGCGCTTCCGCAGCCTCTCCTCGCTGCGGGCGCACCTGGAGTACAACCACACTTATGAGACCCTCTACGTCCTCTCCAAGACCAACAGCATCTGCGATGCCGCCGTCTTCCCCCTGGCCGCCGACGGGGCTCTGCTGACGCCGGCCGCCCGGCGGGACTACTTTGAGAGCACCTCCTTCCAAGGCAAGGACCAGCGCTTCTCCTGCGACCTCGTCCCCGCCGAGGAGCTGGAGCCGGCCCCGTCCTCCTCCCCCTCGCCCCGCTATGTCCACGAGATCGAGATCCCGCTGACGGAGATCTTCACCCGGGGAAAAGCCGTGGCGCcggcccccgcgccgccggccgcTATGGACGCTGCCTACGAGGAAGGCTTGGCCCGCCTGAAGATCCGCGCCTTTGAGAAGCTGGAAGTGGACAAGCGGCTGGAGAAGCTGACGGAGGAGGTGGAGCAGAAGATCGCCTCGCAGGTGGGCCGGCTCCAGGTGGAGCTGGACCGTAAGAGCTCGGAGCTGGAGAAGGCCAAGCAGGAGAGCCTGCGGCTCAGCCGGgagaagcaggagctggaggaccGGGCATCCGAACTGTCTCGCCAGGTAGACGTCAGCGTGGAGATGCTGGCCTCCCTCAAGCAGGACCtggtgcagaaggagcaggaacTCACCCGCAAGCAACA GGAGGTGCTGCAGATCGACCAGTTCCTGAAGGAGACGGCCGCCCGCGAGGCCAACGCCAAGGTCCGCCTTCAGCACTTCATCGAGGAGCTGCTGGACCGGGCGGACCGGGCCGAGAAGCAGCTCCAGATCATCAGCAGTAGCTGCGGCACCACTCCAAATGGCAGCCTGGGACGCTGTGGCACGCCGGGGGCCAAGGCCGCCGGCCGACCGGTACCTCCGCGGGCACAG AGAGACCGGCACCCGGGGCCGGGGGTGGCCGTGCATGGTCCTTACGGCGTGTCCAACCAGCGCTCCTCCTCCAGCACCGG GGCCTCAAGCCGTGCGAAAGCCGTGTCGCAGAGCTCGGGCTGCTACGACAGTGACAGCGCAGAGCCGTGTCCCACCGATGACACCGCCGACGGGCATCCCTACCCGGCGCGGGACGGCGCCCGGGGCTCGGGGTTGCGTCGGCAAGCCATCCAAAACTGGCACCGCCGGCCCTACCGCAACAGCACCGAGGGCGAGGAGGGTGACGTCTCCGACGTGGGCTCCCGCACCACCGAGTCGGAGGCCGAAGGCTGGGAGCCGGAGGCACCCGGATCCGCCGCATCCCGACCCACCGGCAGCTGCCGGCTGACGG TGGCAACCGATGGCGGGTGTCCCACAGCCAGGACCGAGGGGGCCGGGGGCAAGGTGGGACGGCTGGAGAGGGGCAGCCCGGGCCACTCCAGCGAGGTGATCAGCCCCGAGATCCTCAAGATGCGGGCGGCTCTTTTCTGCATCTTCACCTACCTGGACACCAAGACCCTGCTGCGGGCGGCCGAGGTGTGCAAGGACTGGAAGTTCGTGGCCCGGCACCCGGCCGTGTGGACGCGGGTGCTGCTGGAGAACGCCAGGGTGTCCTCCAAG ttCCTGGCCATGCTGTCTCAGTGGTGCACCCAGATGCACTCCCTCACCCTCCAAAACCTCAAGCCGCGCCAGCGAGGGAAGAAGGAGAGCAAGGAGGACTACATGAAGAGCACGCG gggctgcctggaAGCCGGGCTGGAGTCCCTGTTGAAGGCGACGGGCAGCAACCTGCTCATCCTCCGCATCTCACACTGCCCCAACGTGCTGACGGACCGCTCGCTTTGGCTGGCCAGCTGCTACTGCCGGGCTCTGCAGGCTGTCACGTACCG GAGCTCTACGGACCCCGTGGGTCATGAAGTCATCTGGGCCCTTGGAGCAGGTTGCAGGGACATCATCTCCCTCCAGGTCGCACCTTTGCATCCGTG ccagcagccgaCGCGTTTCAGCAACCGCTGCCTTCAGATGATCGGACGGTGCTGGCCGCACCTGCGGGCACTGGGCATTGGAGGGGCAGGCTGCGGCGTCCAGGGACTGGCGTCCTTAG CCCGAAACTGCATGCGGCTTCAGGTCCTGGAGCTGGACCACGTGGCAGAGATCAACCAGGAGGTCGCGGCGGAGATGTGTCGAGAGGGGCTGAAGGGGCTGGAGATGCTAGTGCTGACCTCCACGCCAGTCACCCCCAAAGCCCTGCTGCACTTCAACA GTGTGTGTCGGAACCTGAAGTCCATCGTCGTGCAAGTGGGCATTGTGGACTACTTCAAAGAGCCCCACAGCCCTGAAGCCAAGAAGATGTTTGAAGAAATGGTGAACAAACTCCAG GCCCTGAGGAAGAGACCTGGCTTTTCCAAGATTTTACACATCAAAGTGGAAGGAGGCTGTTAG
- the FBXO41 gene encoding F-box only protein 41 isoform X5 codes for MASLDLPYRCPRCGEHKRFRSLSSLRAHLEYNHTYETLYVLSKTNSICDAAVFPLAADGALLTPAARRDYFESTSFQGKDQRFSCDLVPAEELEPAPSSSPSPRYVHEIEIPLTEIFTRGKAVAPAPAPPAAMDAAYEEGLARLKIRAFEKLEVDKRLEKLTEEVEQKIASQVGRLQVELDRKSSELEKAKQESLRLSREKQELEDRASELSRQVDVSVEMLASLKQDLVQKEQELTRKQQEVLQIDQFLKETAAREANAKVRLQHFIEELLDRADRAEKQLQIISSSCGTTPNGSLGRCGTPGAKAAGRPVPPRAQRDRHPGPGVAVHGPYGVSNQRSSSSTGASSRAKAVSQSSGCYDSDSAEPCPTDDTADGHPYPARDGARGSGLRRQAIQNWHRRPYRNSTEGEEGDVSDVGSRTTESEAEGWEPEAPGSAASRPTGSCRLTARTEGAGGKVGRLERGSPGHSSEVISPEILKMRAALFCIFTYLDTKTLLRAAEVCKDWKFVARHPAVWTRVLLENARVSSKFLAMLSQWCTQMHSLTLQNLKPRQRGKKESKEDYMKSTRGCLEAGLESLLKATGSNLLILRISHCPNVLTDRSLWLASCYCRALQAVTYRSSTDPVGHEVIWALGAGCRDIISLQVAPLHPCQQPTRFSNRCLQMIGRCWPHLRALGIGGAGCGVQGLASLARNCMRLQVLELDHVAEINQEVAAEMCREGLKGLEMLVLTSTPVTPKALLHFNSVCRNLKSIVVQVGIVDYFKEPHSPEAKKMFEEMVNKLQALRKRPGFSKILHIKVEGGC; via the exons ATGGCCTCGCTGGACCTGCCCTACCGGTGTCCGCGGTGCGGGGAGCACAAGCGCTTCCGCAGCCTCTCCTCGCTGCGGGCGCACCTGGAGTACAACCACACTTATGAGACCCTCTACGTCCTCTCCAAGACCAACAGCATCTGCGATGCCGCCGTCTTCCCCCTGGCCGCCGACGGGGCTCTGCTGACGCCGGCCGCCCGGCGGGACTACTTTGAGAGCACCTCCTTCCAAGGCAAGGACCAGCGCTTCTCCTGCGACCTCGTCCCCGCCGAGGAGCTGGAGCCGGCCCCGTCCTCCTCCCCCTCGCCCCGCTATGTCCACGAGATCGAGATCCCGCTGACGGAGATCTTCACCCGGGGAAAAGCCGTGGCGCcggcccccgcgccgccggccgcTATGGACGCTGCCTACGAGGAAGGCTTGGCCCGCCTGAAGATCCGCGCCTTTGAGAAGCTGGAAGTGGACAAGCGGCTGGAGAAGCTGACGGAGGAGGTGGAGCAGAAGATCGCCTCGCAGGTGGGCCGGCTCCAGGTGGAGCTGGACCGTAAGAGCTCGGAGCTGGAGAAGGCCAAGCAGGAGAGCCTGCGGCTCAGCCGGgagaagcaggagctggaggaccGGGCATCCGAACTGTCTCGCCAGGTAGACGTCAGCGTGGAGATGCTGGCCTCCCTCAAGCAGGACCtggtgcagaaggagcaggaacTCACCCGCAAGCAACA GGAGGTGCTGCAGATCGACCAGTTCCTGAAGGAGACGGCCGCCCGCGAGGCCAACGCCAAGGTCCGCCTTCAGCACTTCATCGAGGAGCTGCTGGACCGGGCGGACCGGGCCGAGAAGCAGCTCCAGATCATCAGCAGTAGCTGCGGCACCACTCCAAATGGCAGCCTGGGACGCTGTGGCACGCCGGGGGCCAAGGCCGCCGGCCGACCGGTACCTCCGCGGGCACAG AGAGACCGGCACCCGGGGCCGGGGGTGGCCGTGCATGGTCCTTACGGCGTGTCCAACCAGCGCTCCTCCTCCAGCACCGG GGCCTCAAGCCGTGCGAAAGCCGTGTCGCAGAGCTCGGGCTGCTACGACAGTGACAGCGCAGAGCCGTGTCCCACCGATGACACCGCCGACGGGCATCCCTACCCGGCGCGGGACGGCGCCCGGGGCTCGGGGTTGCGTCGGCAAGCCATCCAAAACTGGCACCGCCGGCCCTACCGCAACAGCACCGAGGGCGAGGAGGGTGACGTCTCCGACGTGGGCTCCCGCACCACCGAGTCGGAGGCCGAAGGCTGGGAGCCGGAGGCACCCGGATCCGCCGCATCCCGACCCACCGGCAGCTGCCGGCTGACGG CCAGGACCGAGGGGGCCGGGGGCAAGGTGGGACGGCTGGAGAGGGGCAGCCCGGGCCACTCCAGCGAGGTGATCAGCCCCGAGATCCTCAAGATGCGGGCGGCTCTTTTCTGCATCTTCACCTACCTGGACACCAAGACCCTGCTGCGGGCGGCCGAGGTGTGCAAGGACTGGAAGTTCGTGGCCCGGCACCCGGCCGTGTGGACGCGGGTGCTGCTGGAGAACGCCAGGGTGTCCTCCAAG ttCCTGGCCATGCTGTCTCAGTGGTGCACCCAGATGCACTCCCTCACCCTCCAAAACCTCAAGCCGCGCCAGCGAGGGAAGAAGGAGAGCAAGGAGGACTACATGAAGAGCACGCG gggctgcctggaAGCCGGGCTGGAGTCCCTGTTGAAGGCGACGGGCAGCAACCTGCTCATCCTCCGCATCTCACACTGCCCCAACGTGCTGACGGACCGCTCGCTTTGGCTGGCCAGCTGCTACTGCCGGGCTCTGCAGGCTGTCACGTACCG GAGCTCTACGGACCCCGTGGGTCATGAAGTCATCTGGGCCCTTGGAGCAGGTTGCAGGGACATCATCTCCCTCCAGGTCGCACCTTTGCATCCGTG ccagcagccgaCGCGTTTCAGCAACCGCTGCCTTCAGATGATCGGACGGTGCTGGCCGCACCTGCGGGCACTGGGCATTGGAGGGGCAGGCTGCGGCGTCCAGGGACTGGCGTCCTTAG CCCGAAACTGCATGCGGCTTCAGGTCCTGGAGCTGGACCACGTGGCAGAGATCAACCAGGAGGTCGCGGCGGAGATGTGTCGAGAGGGGCTGAAGGGGCTGGAGATGCTAGTGCTGACCTCCACGCCAGTCACCCCCAAAGCCCTGCTGCACTTCAACA GTGTGTGTCGGAACCTGAAGTCCATCGTCGTGCAAGTGGGCATTGTGGACTACTTCAAAGAGCCCCACAGCCCTGAAGCCAAGAAGATGTTTGAAGAAATGGTGAACAAACTCCAG GCCCTGAGGAAGAGACCTGGCTTTTCCAAGATTTTACACATCAAAGTGGAAGGAGGCTGTTAG